CTGCTGCAGGGCGACACCGCCTCGCTGCGCTGGACCCAGCCGCTGGAGGCGGGCTGGAAGTTCGTCGCTCACGGCATGACCCAGCGGCTGAAAAACGACGACCGCATCGCCTTCCCCTACGGCCTCTTCGACGCCAACTACAACTGCAACCCCTGCGACCGCTACGCCGCCAACGGTGACCTGACCCTGTGGGACTTCCGCAGCGAGAACGAACGCCGCCGCAGCGACGCGCTGGACCTGGGCGTGCAAGGCAAGGCCCAGCTGGCCGGCCTGCCGCACCAACTGGCCGGCGGGCTGCTCCTGACCCGGTACCAGCAGCGCATGCAGCCGCAGGTCTACGACATCGCAGGCACCGGCAACGCAAGTGGCGCCATCCAGGTCACCACCACCGCCACCGTCAACGACCAGAACACGAACCGCGACGAGCGCAGCAGCGAGTTCTACCTGCGCGACGCCATCCGCCTGGCCCCGCAGTGGCAGGCCTGGCTGGGCCTGCGCCTCACCCGGCTGCAGCGCGAAAGCGTGCGTACCGACGGCAGCCGCGCCAGCGACTACAGCGACAGCTTCACCACCCCCTGGCTGGCCCTGAGCCACGAGTGGGCGCCGCAGCACATCGTCTTCGCCAGCTGGGGCCGGGGCGCGGAATCGGATGTCGCACCCAACCGCACCTACGTCGTCAACCGCGGGGAAGCCGTGCTCGCACGCAGCCGCCAGTGGGAGATCGGTGCCAAGGGCACCCAGCGCCAGCGCAACTGGAGCCTCACCTACTTCGACATCCAGCGCGCCCAGACCGCCAACCTGGGATCGGCCTGCTCATCCTCGACGGCCGATTCCTGCACCTTCACCTTCGACGGCGTGGCCCACCACCGCGGCCTGGAAGGTGAACTCAGCCAGCAGTTCGGCCCCCTGCGCCTGGAAGGCAGCGCCCTGCTGCTGCGCGCCCGCCGCGAAGGCAGCGCCAACGCCGCCGTCAACGGCCAGCGCCCGCCCAACGTACCGGAATACACCGCCAAGGCCGGCGCCAGCTACACCGTCGCCAGCCTGCCCGGCCTGACCCTGGGCGCCGCTGCCGTGCACGAAGGCGGCCGCACCCTGCTGCCCACCGACGGCCAACTGCGCATCCCCGCCTGGACCCGCCTGGACGCCAACGCCCAATGGCAGCAAGCCCTGGCCGACCAGCGCCGCCTGACCTGGAGCGCCGGCATCACCAACCTCGCCAACCGCCGCGCCTGGCGCGACGCGCCCTACCAGTTCGAACACATCTACCTCTTCCCCCTGCCCGAACGCAGCCTGCGCCTGGGCCTGCAGATCGACCTGTGACCATCCGGCCACGCAGCACTTGCGAGGCCCCGGAAAACTCCACTAGAATCGCTGTCTAAGCAAACAGCTGATCCCCGATAGCTCAGTCGGTAGAGCGCCGGACTGTTAATCCGTAGGTCCCTGGTTCGAGCCCAGGTCGGGGAGCCAGATTCAAAAATCGAAGAAGGCCCAGAAGCGCAAGCAACTGGGTCTTCTCTTTCCTGAAGCCCAGCGCCCGCCGGCGCGGCTTCAACCCAGAAGTACCGATCAGCACACAGCTGTTCCCCGATAGCTCAGTCGGTAGAGCGCCGGACTGTTAATCCGTAGGTCCCTGGTTCGAGCCCAGGTCGGGGAGCCAAAACTCCAAGCAAAACAACGGCTTAGACGCGCAGGCGTCTAGGCCGTTTTTGCTTCTGGTCCCTTTCCGGCCTGCGGAGCGGGCCGGACGGTGGTTGGCGGGTGGCTGTGGGGCATGCGGAAGTGGTTGTCGCGCTTGGGAAATCGGCGGCGTGGGTCGGGCGGCCTACGGAGTGCGGGTGATGGCGCTCGCGGATTGACGGTGGTGATGATGGGCTGTGGGGTGTCGCTCGAAGGCAACTGGGGCGGCGAGATCGACGCCTTCGTCACCAGCAAGCTGGCGACTGCCAGCGGCCACATCGCCTTCCAGGCGCTTGCGATGCGGGCAGTCTGGACCGGTGGCAGACCGGAAGACTGGGGCTCGTACCCAGCAGTCGTCACTGCTCCCTGCACACTTCTTCGGCCGCGGCGGCAGTGGTGTGGACCCTTTCGACCCAGACTCGCTGTGTCGCCTGCGGACTGAAAGCACCCACTCAAGCGCAAGGCCCTGGGTAGCCACTTTCGTTGGCACCGGACGTTGGCTTTGGCCTGACTGACAGGTCACGATCTGTAGACTGACTGACCGCTTGATTGAGGCGCGGTCACTTGGCAACACACCACGACGCTTTCAGCGTCGCGGACTACCCACGGACCATCCGTTGAGTGAGCTCCAAAGTGCAGGACATCAAACGTACGCGCTTCGAAGCGCTTGCAGCCTATTGCCGACAGCCGGCTGCGCTCCTCGCTGCCCAGGAGGTTCGATGGCTGCAGGCCTACGAGGAGTCCATCCTGATCGTCGTCATTCGCGACATCGCCGACGGTGACTTCTCGGCCATGCTTCTGGCTCGTGATCTGAAGGAGCGATATAGATGGGTCGAGATGACCGGGTTCTTCGACAGCGTCGAGGAGACGCTTGCTGCGGCCCCCGATCGCATCGAGAAGATCTACGCCGACTTCGGAAAGCAGCGCGCTCAGGGAGATGAGAAGGGGGGGCCGGTTGACTTTTTCACGCCGGTAGTCCCCGAGGCTAGACTCAACCGTGACTTTGCAACTGTGACATCTTCCGAGGGCTACTCGCCGGCCGTCGAACTGATCAAGCCGATGATGCGCTGGTATGAAGACGCCGATGGAAACTTCGTCGAGCAGTTTCAGACGACGGGCTTCGACACTCGCCTGTGGGAACTCTATATGTTCGCTGCGCTGGTGGAGACGGGCTACGTCCTCGATCGGAAGATTGCAATGCCTGACTTCTGCAGTCGCAATGCGTTCGGTGAGCTGTGCATCGAGGCCACGACCGTCAATCCGACCCGCACGCCGACGGGCGATCTCGTCCCGCCTCCGCCGCTGGACACGCCCAAGCAGATGGAAGCGTTCCTGCGGCACTACATGCCGACACGCTACGCCGGCCCGCTGACGACGAAGCTCGGCAAGAAGTACTGGGAGAGGGACCACGTAAAGGGGCGCCCTCTAGCGTTTGCCATTCAAGACTTCCACGCGCCGAACTCCATGGTCTTGAGCCGGACCGCGCTGCCCATCTACCTCTACGGCAGGGTTTGGGATTGGCGCAGGGACGCACAAGGCAAGCTTGTTATCGTCCCACAAAGGATTGAAGAGCACGTCTGGGGTCAGACCAAGCGCGTTCAGTCCGGGTTCTTCTCGCTGCCCGGAGCAGAGAACGTCAGCGCGGTGATCGCGAACGCGAGCGCCACGATCTCGAAGTTCAATCGCATGGGGCTGCTTGCAGGCTTTGGCTCCAATCGCGTCCGCATGGTTAGGGAGGGGACGGCGGCCAATCCGGATCCGAATTCCGTGGCTCCACAAGTCTTTGTCCACGACGTCAACTCGCCGGACTACAGCGAGACTTGGATCGAGGGCATGGACGTCTTCCACAATCCTCACGCCCTGCACCCGCTAGATCCGGAGATGTTGCCTGGAGCTGCTCATCATCGGCTCGACGACGAGGGCCAATTGGTCTCGCTCATCCCGAGGTGGCAACCCTTTGGTTCCGTGACGCGGATCTCACTAGCATGAGGACCTAAGGGGAAGTCGGGGCTTCCTCGCTGGCATCTGCTTCCGTAGGTGTTGGCGCGTCACTGAGGTGGTACCACATCGATGCGGGCACTGGCGTGCGGAAGTGCCTGCACGCGATGAAGTCTAGCGGCCACAAACCTACTGCCAAGGCCGGCGAGTCCTCTTCCCATCGCAGGCGCCCGGTCGCGTTGAACTGCGCAATGCGGTCGCGGAGGGCCTGCGCAGACGCTGCCAGTGCATAGGGCGCCTCGGTGCTGCCGCTGCCCTGGTGCGCCGGTTCGAAGTACCACTTCGTGGCCCAGCCGGCCGTGGGATGCCAGAGCTGGCTGCCGACGTCGGGAAAAGCCGTGGCGTGGCATTCGGCGAGTTCCTCGTACGCCTCATCCTGGCCCAGCATCACGCACCATGACCCCATGGTTGCCAACAACCAGGAATGGAGGCGCATGAGGCCCTTGAACTCGTCGCTGCCACGGACGTCCAGTTCGACAAGATCGTCGAATGAATCCGTGCCCACCGGGAACATTCGGCCGTAGATGAAGGCGAATTTCAGGCGTCCGGTGATGTCGGTGGTCCACCAGCGCGCGAGGTCATGTTGCCCCGTTTGGAGGAATAGCACCAGGGCTAGGCAGATATCGATGACCTGCGAATCAAGGCGCGGGGAAGCGGCCGCCTCGTGGTTGCGCAGCAGAGCGGCAAGCGCATTGGAGAATTCGCCGGCACGTGCCCTCCACGCGTCGTCCTGCCCCGGCTCCATCAAGGCGGCCGACAGTCCGATCGAAGCCAGGAGGCCGACCTGCTCGAGCAGCAGCACCGAGTACTCGGCACCTTCCCTCGTGTATCCCGACAGGCCATCCTTGACGCGAAGGTGCGCAGCCACCGCGTCGTAGTAGCGGCTGGCCGCTTGCAGGTATGAGCGCCAGATCTCCCGGATCACCTCCTGGATTTCCTGCCGCTCTTGCAGAGATTGCAGGACTGCACGGTGGAAGCACCATAGCAAGGTGCGCTCCATCACCCACAGGGCCTGGCGCCGCTCGCCCTCGCCGTCGACCCAGTGCGAGCACACAAGCGCGGCCAGGTGCACCCGGCGCAGCGCCTTGAGAAGCGCCGGGACCGCTTGCTGGCCGCCTGACTCGGTTAGTTGGCCATCGGGCGCGATGCCCAACTGGCGAAGCATCAGTCGGCAGAGGTGGTCGAACCGGTAGTCGCTGTCGGCGCCCATCACCAACGCCTTGCGAAGGTCGGCGCGGTCCTGGCCGTCGAATAGGTGTTCGTTCAGCAGGTGGGCCTCGACAAGGTCGGCCACCTTGTCGGCGCCCCAAAACTCGAATCGGAGTTGGGGATGGCGAGTGGCGAAGCCGGCCCAGTTGGGCTGCACTTCTTGGCCGAGGTCACCCGTGGTCGCCACCACGATGACCTTGCGGTGGTCCTTGTACTCGGGCGGAACGTGGCTGGCGAGCCAGACATCGATGATCTCGTCCATGCTCTCGCGGACGGCGTTGGGATCCCCGGTCCATGTGCGCCTGCCGATGTCGCCCTGTTTGATGACGAAGAGAAGCAACTCATCGACGCTGTCTGTAGCGGACCGGCCCGCCGCCGGGAAGTCCACACCGAACTGGCGCACGCCGGCCTTGGGCTTGACCAGGGGCACGTATCCCATCTGCGCCAACAACTCGGGCAACAGTCGGTCGAACTCGTCGCGCTCACGCAGCGTACGCAGGTAATGCGACAACGCCAGGCGCATCGGATTGCCAGCGTTCATGTTGAGCCCCGCTTGGTCGTGCGAAGTTGGAGCCGCCGGTATGCATTGCCCAAGGGATCGAGTACCTCGCGCCGGGGCATCTCGAACGACACCGAGTGCGAGGCGAAGTGCATGGGTTCGGACCAGGCCTCGCCCATGTGCTGGAAGCTGGTCTCGCCGGCCTTGATGTGTATCTGAGTCGCGAGTTGCGCAATGACTGACTGCTTCTGTGCCTCGCGCATCGAACGTTGCATCACCTTGGAGCGGGCCTTCGCGAAGTCGCGGCGCAGGGTCATGGGCACTTCGAGCTCGCGCAGGCGCGGTAGCGCCTGCAGCGCCGCCATGTCGGCCTCCAGTCGCGCCGCGATGCCACCAAGCAGTTCCTTGATGTCGGCGTCCGTTTCCTGCCCGGCCCGCTTCCGCAACACGTCGCTGGTGGTTCTAGGGTGGTCGTAGCCGAGTTGCTCGTACAGCAGCCAGCGCAGCAGG
The Sphaerotilus microaerophilus DNA segment above includes these coding regions:
- a CDS encoding TonB-dependent siderophore receptor; its protein translation is MAYAALLACAGPAMAQTTSPATQATLAPQASTAAPVPQAALDTVTITGRNSAPAVSGFGDQPLATTPISASRYGEAELAEQGVTRLSGLTGLNASVSDAYNTTGYWDYLTVRGFLLDNRFNYRRDGLPVNAETSLPLANKSGVELLRGSSGIQAGTSAPGGLVNLLVKRPDRDLTRFHLGWAEGGRVGAQADVSRRLGEAGEFGLRGNLLVERLDTPTQNTRGQRHVAALAADWRGPGGSLLEAEVEHSRQRQPSVPGFSMLGNSIPSPADPRINLNNQAWSQPVLLQGDTASLRWTQPLEAGWKFVAHGMTQRLKNDDRIAFPYGLFDANYNCNPCDRYAANGDLTLWDFRSENERRRSDALDLGVQGKAQLAGLPHQLAGGLLLTRYQQRMQPQVYDIAGTGNASGAIQVTTTATVNDQNTNRDERSSEFYLRDAIRLAPQWQAWLGLRLTRLQRESVRTDGSRASDYSDSFTTPWLALSHEWAPQHIVFASWGRGAESDVAPNRTYVVNRGEAVLARSRQWEIGAKGTQRQRNWSLTYFDIQRAQTANLGSACSSSTADSCTFTFDGVAHHRGLEGELSQQFGPLRLEGSALLLRARREGSANAAVNGQRPPNVPEYTAKAGASYTVASLPGLTLGAAAVHEGGRTLLPTDGQLRIPAWTRLDANAQWQQALADQRRLTWSAGITNLANRRAWRDAPYQFEHIYLFPLPERSLRLGLQIDL